A genomic window from Vigna radiata var. radiata cultivar VC1973A chromosome 2, Vradiata_ver6, whole genome shotgun sequence includes:
- the LOC106753777 gene encoding aspartic proteinase CDR1-like has product MENTVHIKVYGDGSTSEGDFSWDTITLTSSTENVPVAFPHSVIGCGHTNYGLFDKESSGIVGLGIGPFSLAGQLKPKTGGTFSYCLTPMYEGNPKPSYLYFGDRGEVTEKGVVSTPLIINKARPSMCFVVMEAISVGSNKRIEFPRYGQDGNIFIDSGATISYLPYKVYSSLEREMINAVKLRRTKSPIELESPFSSNLILD; this is encoded by the coding sequence ATGGAAAACACTGTGCATATAAAAGTCTATGGTGATGGATCAACTTCAGAAGGAGATTTCAGTTGGGACACCATTACTCTAACTTCCAGTACGGAAAATGTTCCTGTAGCATTTCCCCACAGTGTGATTGGATGTGGACACACCAACTATGGACTCTTTGATAAGGAAAGCTCTGGCATAGTTGGCCTTGGAATCGGACCTTTCTCACTTGCAGGTCAGTTGAAACCTAAAACAGGTGGAACGTTTTCCTATTGTTTGACGCCAATGTATGAAGGAAATCCAAAACCTAGCTATCTCTATTTTGGAGATCGTGGTGAGGTTACTGAGAAAGGTGTCGTTTCAACTCCTTTAATCATAAACAAAGCACGGCCATCCATGTGCTTCGTGGTGATGGAAGCAATCAGTGTGGGAAGCAATAAGAGAATAGAGTTTCCCAGATACGGTCAAGATGGAAACATCTTTATTGACTCAGGGGCAACGATCTCTTATTTGCCCTATAAAGTTTACTCAAGTTTGGAAAGAGAAATGATAAATGCAGTTAAGTTACGTCGTACTAAAAGCCCAATAGAATTAGAGTCTCCCTTTTCTAGCAATTTGATATTAGATTAA